In Streptacidiphilus sp. P02-A3a, the DNA window TGTTCCTGCTGGTGGTGGCCATCTGGCCGGGCCTGTTCACCAGCACCAGCCCGCTGGCCTGCAACCTGTCCAACTCGCTCCAGGGCAGCTCCTCGGCGCACCCCTTCGGCACCGACAACCAGGGCTGCGACATCTACTCGCGGACCCTGCACGGGGCCCGGGCCTCGGTCACCGTCGGTGTCTTCGCCACCCTCGGCTCGGTCATCCTCGGCGCCGTGCTCGGCGGCCTGGCCGGGTTCTTCGGCGGCTGGTGGGACGCGATCCTGTCGCGGATCACCGACATCTTCTTCGGCATCCCGCTGCTGCTCGGCGCGATGGTCTTCCTGACCGCGATCAACAGCCACTCGGTCTGGATCGTGGTGGCCTTCCTGGTGATCCTCGGCTGGCCGCAGATCGCCCGCATCGCCCGCGGTTCGGTGATCACCGCCAAGCAGCAGGACTACGTGACCGCCGCCCGCGCCCTGGGCGCCGGCAACACCCGGATGCTGGTGCGGCACATCCTGCCGAACGCGGTCGCGCCGATCATCGTCGTCGGCACCATCGCCCTGGGGTCGTACATCTCGCTGGAGGCGACGCTGTCCTTCCTCGGCGTCGGGCTGGCCCCGCCGACCGTCTCCTGGGGCATCGACCTGTCCAACGCGGTCCAGGTCTTCCGCAACGCGCCGGGCACGCTGTTCTACCCGGCCGCCGCGCTGAGCATCACCGTCCTCGCCTTCATCATGCTCGGCGACGCGGTACGCGAAGCCCTCGACCCCAAGCTGCGCTGAGAAAGGCGGAAGCATGAGTACTGCATCCTCTGCACGATCAACAACCGCCGACTCGGCGGAGGCGCCGCTGCTCCAGGTCCGCGACCTGCACGTGGAGTTCCGCACCCGGGAGGGCGTGGCCCGGGCGGTCAACGGCGTCAACTACAGCGTCCGGGCCGGGGAGACCCTGGCCATCCTGGGCGAGTCGGGCTCCGGCAAGTCGGTGTCCTCGCAGGCGGTCATGGGCATCCTGGACAGCCCGCCGGGGTTCATCACCGGCGGCGAGATCCTGTTCAAGGGCCAGAACCTGCTGGACGTCGGCCGCGAGGAGCGGCGGAAGATCCGCGGCGC includes these proteins:
- a CDS encoding ABC transporter permease, which gives rise to MRDQNNDPADDPMGTEVHSAFATPTPNLASMESEQLIEREQLGAEGPELAEGREREKPRSLWQDAWRDLRGNWIFWVSSLVILFLLVVAIWPGLFTSTSPLACNLSNSLQGSSSAHPFGTDNQGCDIYSRTLHGARASVTVGVFATLGSVILGAVLGGLAGFFGGWWDAILSRITDIFFGIPLLLGAMVFLTAINSHSVWIVVAFLVILGWPQIARIARGSVITAKQQDYVTAARALGAGNTRMLVRHILPNAVAPIIVVGTIALGSYISLEATLSFLGVGLAPPTVSWGIDLSNAVQVFRNAPGTLFYPAAALSITVLAFIMLGDAVREALDPKLR